The following nucleotide sequence is from Populus nigra chromosome 15, ddPopNigr1.1, whole genome shotgun sequence.
cagataatgaccgcaaaggaaaaaaatgtcaTCTGCGTTGCAGCAGCGAAACGTAGTCAACAGAAATGCTGCAGACCGCAACAGTACGTTTCCACTATATATGGTGGGTGCAGGTGAAGTGGGGCAGCAACATCGTAACACATGTCCAAGAATACAGAAATCTCCAACAGGTTAGCTTTTCTTGGCCACAAATTTCTGTCCAGCAAAACCCGAGATTAGCCAAATCATCACCTCCACTTCCAATTCAATcaaattgtgaaaaatattcatttatccGGTAGTTCACTTCTCGTTTTCTGTCACGATGTAGTACGTTCAGAATCATCAACTACAAATAGCATGGTCTCTCCATAGTCTCTCCCACGAAACAATCACTCTTCCACTCTCATATCTACTTGCAAGATTCAAGAACTATACCCCGCTCGTGTTATCTTTTAAGTGCCCTTAATTATATTGAAGCCTCCCTTGTGATATATTAACAGCCAGCCTTAACGAAAGATGGCTCCATACAGGTCTCTGGCTTTGATTGCATTGCTCGTGATCATGTCAGCTATAGAATCTGAGAGTCGGGTTGCAAGAAAAGACTTGGGTGTGGATCTTGGTGGTGTGGGAGTTGGGCTTGGAGAAGGAGTGGGCGTGGGTTTAGGAGGTAGTGGCTCGGGGTCTGGAGCTGGGTCTGGCTCGGGTTCTGGTTCAGGATCAAGTTCCGGGTCAAGTTCGTCCTCTTCATCCTCATCCAGGTCCAGTTCAAGCTCCAATGGAGGGTCTGACGCGGGCTCTGAAGCGGGTTCCTATGCTGGGTCTCGAGCAGGATCAGGATCAGGTGGTAAACAAGGTGATGGGGCAGGTTCCGGGTCCGGTTCTGGACATGGGGAGGGATACGGTGAGGGTTCTGGCAGGGGAAGTGGGTCCGGCAACGGTGAAGGCTATGGCGAGGGCCGTGGACAAGGATCGGGCTATGGCAGTGGAAGCGGTAACTAAATGAGAAAGATAATTAATACCAGTGTGGTGAAAATAAGAATAGAACAACTCACCGTTtggtatataaataaataaacagatgGTGGAATAATAGCACTCCTTCGTCCATGGAGTCTTTAACGTAGTTGTCTACCAGTCATGTAACTCATGAGTCCTTCTTGTTCCCTAATATTATCGTTGTGTTCATGTGCATGgcttatcaaataattttccaTCCTTGTATTTCTTTTGATGTCACCTCACGGTAATGACATTGCCATGAGCTTCAAGCATTTTATTACCCTAGAGGCCAAGACTCGTTACTGACATTGCCATGAGCTTCAAGCATTTTATTTCTCTAGCTAACCtttcataaacttttttattattattaatctggACTAGTttgtattttaactaattttttttatataaatttaattaattgataactCGATTTTAACCCttgttttcaatatatttcaaaaaaaaattaaatttttttaaaaaatgcatcttcgactgtttgaaaaaaatgagtagTATAGTTTATCAAACAAGAATCTGTTTGAAAACTTCAGAAGTGATACaaggattttttattattatttttttcttttagaggAGAGCTAAAAGCTATACAGGAGATTATCCTATAACGGAATCGAAAGACAATTCGTTGGAgccttttcttataaattattatgcTGGTTGCTAAAGTAAAAATCTAAAAGTTTAAATAGTTAGAAATtgtaagatataatttatattattttataatatattttttaaaataaaatttttttcaacttaaaacttatataaatttatattattttgtgcttaatttttattaaataaatagtaagATTTAAACTTATAACCACTCAGTTATTAATTAAGActctgatattatattaaaaaattaatttaacttaaaaacttaaactattaaatgagatttcaagatataatttatattaattttttacaagaatGAAACGCCACCTAATTTACTAATGAATTAGTTTATTTATAATTGACTAAATGGTTAGAAAATGCCtctattttttccaattaaacAACTTAATTTCCAATACTAGGCAACCACAATTCGGTAATACAGATACTACATCATTCATTTCCAGATTTTATTGTtggaattatagaaaaaaaaaagatacatagTGTACTCAAATGAACTAAACATTCAAAAGTAGTTGGGAGCCTGCAATAAacataacaaatatattaaaaggcaAAAGAGATTTATTGTAGCTCCTCttacattttttaattcaatactACAATCTAGTGATTATTTTgttattctcataaaaaaaaatgaatacctTTGCATATGGGTTTCACATGTTCataaatcattaataatttgtttggtggttttctttttgtccattcaatatttttataaatagtaaaataatcaaaatacttCTAGGCATGTAACTTGAttactaaaaaatatgttaacttAGATTAATCCGTAAAATCCATGGTCTAagttatgagatcgagataatataataaaaaaaattaaaaaaacctataaaactaatttgtttaataaaaaaataaatgtcaaatgataaaatacaaaaaataaacaaaaaaaaacatcgaccagcattattttaaaattcatgacctaaGTTAATAGATTTGAAGCAACAAccatgaaaaaattacaaaactcaattcataCAA
It contains:
- the LOC133674855 gene encoding glycine-rich cell wall structural protein 2-like, whose amino-acid sequence is MAPYRSLALIALLVIMSAIESESRVARKDLGVDLGGVGVGLGEGVGVGLGGSGSGSGAGSGSGSGSGSSSGSSSSSSSSSRSSSSSNGGSDAGSEAGSYAGSRAGSGSGGKQGDGAGSGSGSGHGEGYGEGSGRGSGSGNGEGYGEGRGQGSGYGSGSGN